From the Glandiceps talaboti chromosome 10, keGlaTala1.1, whole genome shotgun sequence genome, one window contains:
- the LOC144440610 gene encoding uncharacterized protein LOC144440610 — MHRNFSVDDMLKAVPTVTDGKTLAAGLIDTCRKDGFRLRKWISNIRPVLESIPEDERAKEIKNLDLERDDLPTEQALGTKWNVVSDTLGFSNRIKEKPATRRGILGVVSSVYDPLGMAAPALLPPKIMLQDLCKSKYDWDDEIPAKYQRQWER, encoded by the coding sequence ATGCATAGAAATTTCTCCGTTGATGATATGTTAAAAGCAGTACCAACTGTAACTGATGGAAAGACTTTGGCTGCAGGCCTGATAGATACCTGCAGGAAGGATGGTTTTAGACTCAGAAAATGGATTAGCAATATACGTCCTGTACTGGAATCCATCCCAGAAGATGAGAGAGCCAAGGAAATAAAGAATTTGGACTTAGAGCGAGACGACTTGCCCACTGAGCAAGCTCTGGGTACAAAGTGGAATGTGGTGTCAGATACTCTTGGTTTCAGCAATAGAATTAAAGAGAAACCGGCAACCAGACGTGGCATCCTTGGAGTGGTAAGCTCAGTGTACGACCCATTGGGTATGGCAGCACCTGCACTGCTGCCACCTAAGATTATGCTACAAGATTTGTGTAAATCAAAGTATGACTGGGATGATGAGATTCCTGCTAAGTATCAAAGACAGTGGGAAAGATGA
- the LOC144440611 gene encoding uncharacterized protein LOC144440611: MPENFSEIDTVQLHHFSDASESGYGAMSYFRLVDKNDNVHCAFLMAKARVAPLKKISIPCMELTAATVAVRLDRLIRQELELTVNESFFWTDSRTVLRYINNETTRFHTFVANRIAVIRG, translated from the coding sequence ATGCCGGAAAACTTCAGTGAAATAGATACTGTTCAACTGCATCACTTCTCAGATGCGAGTGAATCTGGATATGGTGCCATGTCGTATTTCCGGTTGGTTGACAAGAATGATAATGTTCATTGTGCTTTTCTCATGGCCAAAGCTAGAGTGGCGCCTCTGAAGAAAATATCAATTCCATGTATGGAGTTAACAGCAGCTACAGTAGCAGTACGCTTAGATAGACTTATTAGACAGGAGTTGGAGTTAACAGTTAATGAATCTTTCTTTTGGACAGACAGTCGTACAGTCTTGCGGTATATAAATAATGAAACTACACGATTTCACACGTTCGTTGCTAACAGAATAGCAGTGATTCGAGGATGA
- the LOC144440612 gene encoding uncharacterized protein LOC144440612, translated as MGDDNLLRVGGRFSLSMISEESKYPVILPKNSHVSTLILCEIHEHGQHFGRSYILSKLREKYWIPNANSAARMMVSKCVVCRRQRAKLGERKMADLPADRLQANRQPFTSVGVDYFGPIEVTVKRSTVKRYGVIYTCLAIRAIHIEIADALSTDSFINALKRFLARRGPVKTIRSDNGTNFVGANRVLLEEMDKWNQTKIKETLLQEGIEWKFNPPYGSHFGGVWERQIRTIRQLLQVIVKQQKLTDESLRTFLCEVEHTINSRPITVSSDDTRDLQALTPNMLFNMKGAALPLD; from the coding sequence ATGGGAGACGATAACTTACTACGTGTAGGAGGACGTTTCAGTTTGTCCATGATCTCTGAAGAATCAAAATATCCTGTAATCTTGCCAAAAAACAGTCATGTATCTACATTGATACTTTGTGAAATTCATGAGCATGGTCAGCATTTTGGGAGGTCATATATCCTGTCCAAGTTACGTGAGAAGTATTGGATCCCTAATGCCAACTCAGCAGCAAGGATGATGGTCAGTAAATGTGTTGTATGTAGACGTCAGCGAGCTAAACTTGGTGAACGAAAAATGGCTGATCTGCCAGCTGATCGACTACAGGCAAACAGACAACCATTTACTAGTGTGGGAGTGGACTACTTCGGTCCTATTGAAGTAACTGTAAAAAGAAGTACAGTCAAACGCTATGGTGTTATATACACCTGTTTGGCCATACGAGCCATTCATATTGAAATAGCAGATGCATTGAGCACAGATTCTTTCATTAACGCACTGAAAAGATTTCTTGCACGTAGAGGACCAGTGAAGACTATAAGATCCGACAACGGAACTAACTTCGTTGGTGCAAACCGAGTACTGCTAGAAGAGATGGATAAATGGAACCAGACCAAGATAAAGGAAACCTTGCTACAGGAAGGTATAGAATGGAAATTCAATCCACCTTATGGTTCCCATTTTGGTGGAGTGTGGGAGAGACAAATTCGTACTATTAGACAACTTCTACAAGTTATAGTGAAACAACAGAAGTTGACTGATGAAAGTCTGCGTACATTTCTGTGTGAAGTAGAGCATACGATAAACAGTCGTCCAATAACTGTGTCATCTGATGATACCAGAGATTTACAAGCATTGACACCCAACATGTTGTTTAATATGAAAGGAGCAGCACTGCCCCTGGATTAG